GTAAAACTTTCGGATCAGGGGCGTTATGAATGGGCTTTTGTCATGCCTGGTAATCCGAATGCCGTTGTAGATTACGTCTTGAGTGGTAAATACACTTTCGAAAATATTCCAACTACAGATTCCAAGAGTTCTGTGCAAAACCTTCGAGACTGGAATCCTTCTACGGTTTGGAAATCTGCAAACTTGAACAAATTCCCTGTTGAATTTGCGATATCGACCGAAAAGGAAACTTTGGGGCTCATGTACCAAGGTGACGAAATGTCGGAAGGTTACTTGCGTAGCTTTACCATTTCGGGAACTACCGATGGTGAAGAATATCAAGTGCTTGCCACTGGAACGTTCAAGGAAGATGAAAACCCTCAGTATGTATTTTGGAAAAAGGGAAAATACACCCAAATCAAAATGGAAATCGATGACTTGTGGCCTTCAGAAGACAATTCAGCACATATTGCAGAACTGATGTTGATCGTGCCGCCGGATTCCGCAACATTTGAAACGGTTGAAGTGGAAGGGCTTGTTGCAGGCGGCCTCCCGGATGCGGATTATCCGCTGTTACCTTTTGGAAGCGACAGCTCCGATTCAACGGAAGAGAATAGTTTGCCCATTGCTGATTTTGGGGGATATCGCAACGGTCAAAGCGCAAGGCATGCACCTGCAAAAGTGCTTATTCGTAACCATGAAGTCCTGATTCTCAAGAATGGCGAGGTTTTCCGCATCAACGGTGCGCGGTAAGTAAAAGCGGAAATGCAAAAAAGACCACGAGTGGATCGTGGTCTTTCTGTTTATGCACTGATAGAATACTGAGTCCTTGCCTGAACGATTGATTCCAGGAAGTACCTGTGGATTCTCAGGTCGTTGTTCAGTTCCGGATGGAACGAAATGGCGAGTTGATTCTTGTACCGCACGGCGACGATTTGGTTTTGGACGGTCGCTAGAACTTGTACGTCTTTGCTTGCGCGCTGTATGAGCGGGGCTCGGATGAACGTCATCGGGATTTTTCCGATTCCTTCGAAAATTTCTTCAGTGTAGAAACTTCCGAGCTGCCTGCCGTAAGCGTTGCGTTCTACAGTAACGGGCGTTGTCGCAAAGTACGTGTGACCGTCGTTGCTCAATTTTTCGGCGAGCAATATGAGTCCTGCGCAAGTTCCAAAAGTCGGGAGTCCGCTTTCGATGCGTTCGCGTAAAGGCTCGAAAAGTCCGAGGTCGTGCAAAAGTTTTCCTTGCACGGTGCTTTCGCCGCCGGGTAAAATGAGTCCGTCGAAATCTTGTTCCAAGTCGCGCAACTGGCGGATTTCAAACGTCTCGACCCCAAGCTTTTCAAGCATCGTTCGGTGTTCTGCAAACGCTCCCTGTACGGCGAGTACGCCGATTTTGATGTGGTTGTTTGTTTTGTTTTCGCTCATTTACTTGCCTCGTTCAGCCATTAAAAGTGCAATTTCGTTTTCGTTGATGCCGACCATCGCTTCGCCCAAATCTTCGGAGAGCTTGGCGATGAGCTTGGCGTCCGTGTAGTTTGTGACTGCTTGTACAATGGCGGCGGCACGCTTGGCTGGATTGCCGGACTTGAAAATGCCCGAACCGACGAACACGCCTTCGGCGCCGAGTTGCATCATGAGTGCTGCGTCGGCGGGTGTGGCAACGCCTCCTGCGGCAAAGTTCACGACGGGGAGTCGCTTGTGGTCGTGAACGTACTTTACGAGTTCGTACGAGACTTGCAATTCCTTGGCGCGGTTGAAAAGCTCATCTTCGCGCATGGACGAGATGCGTGCGATTTCCTGATTCATGAGGCGAATGTGACGGACTGCCTGTACGATGTCGCCGGTTCCTGGTTCGCCTTTGGTGCGGATCATGGAAGCGCCTTCTTCGATGCGGCGGAGGGCTTCGCCGAGGTCGCGGGCACCGCAGACGAACGGCACTTTGAATTCGTGCTTGTTGATATGGAATACGTCATCGGCGGGGGAGAGTACTTCGCTTTCGTCGATATAGTCAATTTCGATGGCTTCGAGGAGTTGTGCTTCGACAAAGTGACCGATACGGCACTTGGCCATCACGGGGATGGAAACGGCATCTTGAATTCCCTTGATCATCTTGGGATCGCTCATGCGTGAGACTCCGCCTGCGGCGCGGATATCGGCGGGGATGCGTTCGAGGGCCATGACGGCGGCTGCACCGGCTGCTTCTGCTATTTTTGCCTGTTCCGGGGTAGTCACATCCATAATGACTCCGCCTTTAAGCATTTGGGCGAGATTCTTGTTGAGTTCGTAGCGATTTTCTGTAGACATTTGGGGGCTCCTTGTTTTGCGTGTCATCCTGAGCGTGGTTCGACAGGCTTACCAACCTTAAAAGATCCCTGAGCTTGCCGAAGGGCTGCGTTAATGACTCTAGTGTTTTCTTGTTTTCGAGGCATAATTTAGGCTTTTTGTTGACTTTATCAAATGTTCAAATTTCTATTATTTTAATAGGTTCAGTTTAATGCCAGTTTGTGGTCAGTTTTTTCAAATGGAATGCTTGATAATGCAAGAACTTCGCATTGTAAAAACACTCGAAACGGTCCTCGCTCGCTTCACTCGCTGCGAATTGTTTCTCGCACGTTTTTACGACGCTCGTTTACGAGAATTTCAGTATTTCTTAATGAAAAAACTTGAGTTTGTTCCCGTTTTGCTAGAAGGAGTTCGCACAAATGCTTTCATATGATATCTCAAAGGCGGGGGATGATACTCTTTATCATTTCTTGTATCGTTCTATCAAGGACGATATTCTGTCGGGGCGTCTTGAAGCGGATGCGAAGCTTCCGTCGAAGCGTCCGTTTGCAAATGCGCTGGGCGTGAGCGTCGTGACCGTTGAAAATGCGTACGAGCAGCTTTTAGCCGAAGGCTTTATTTACTCGCTTCCGCGCAAGGGCTTTTTCGTTGCGGTGATTCAATCAAAAAATCCGCAGATTCTTCCCAAGCCTGTTCCGACCAAGCAATCCCGTGAGTCGCAACGCGTTGAAACGCCTAAGGCTCTACATTACATTGCAGACTTTGTCAATAATCAAGTAGATGCTTCGACATTCCCGTTCTCGACGTGGGCGAAGATTACGCGAAAAGTCCTTTGTGAACAGCAAAATGAACTGCTGACTCGTTCGCCAAATTCAGGAGTCCTTGCTCTCCGAAAAGCGATTGCTAAAATGCTTCTGGATTTTCGCGGAATGCGTGTGGATCCGGAACAGATTGTCGTTGGCGCTGGGACGGATTGCCTTTACACTTGGCTTGTGCAACTATTGGGCTTTGATAAAAAGTACGGCGTCGAAGACCCCGGCTACAGCAAGATTTCTAAAATTTACCAAAAGCTAAATGTTGTTTGCAATTTTATCCCGCTTGATGAGCATGGCATTCGCATAGACCAGCTTGAAGAAACTTGCACGGACGTTGTCCATCTTTCGCCATCGCACCATTTCCCGACAGGGAAGGTAATGCCCGTGAGCCGTCGCTATGAACTCTTGAGTTGGGCTTCAAAATCGAGCAACCGCTACATTGTCGAAGATGAATACGATAGCGAATTCCGCATGGTGGGCCGCCCGATACCTGCGTTGCAAAACATTGACGTGCAAGACAAGACGGTTTATATAAATTCATTTTCTAAAACGCTTGCTTCTACGGTGCGCGTGGGCTACATGATTCTCCCGAAACCGCTTGCGCAAAAATTTCACAAAGAATTTTCATTTTACACTTGCACTGTATCGAACCTTGAACAGTACGTACTCGCAAAATTCATCAGCGGCGGTCATTACGAAAAGCACATCAACCGTATGCGCAATTTTTACCGTCACCGTCGCGATACTCTGCTTGATATCATCCGTCGCAGCTCGCTTCACGACCGCGTTGAAATCGCTGAACAAGATGCCGGCTTGCACTTTATTCTAAAAGTGAAGACCACGCTTTCCGACGAAGAATTTTGCAATCGGGCTCTCGAAAAAGGCGTACGCATCGGAGCACTTTCGGATTATTACACGATGGACGAACCTTCGCAACACGAATTTGTCATCAACTATTCATCTGTACCCGAAAAACAGATGAAAAAGGCTATTTCGCTGCTTGAAAAAATTGTGGAGTGAGATTTTCTTGCTTTGTCACCCCGGATTTATTCTCTTTGACCACTTAGAACTTTGACGCTTTGCGTCAGCATCTTCGGCTCAATCATGACAGTCTGCAAGCAGCCTGTCGCGACACTCGCCTTGAATGCAACTAGCACTTATGTGGTCATGATCCGCGAATGGGGACGGGGTCGCCTTTTTCAATCCCCAAATTTCTTATATTTCCTTCAAATGTATGGGGAGGAGATGTTTATGAAAATGTTTGCAAAGTTTGTGCCGTTTATGCTTGTGACAGCTATGTCTGTCTTTACCGCCTGTGGTGGCGATTCTGGCAGCAATGCTGATTCCGAAGAACCTGTGTCTAGCAGTGCTGTGAAAAAATCCAGCAGCAGCAAGGCGAAGTCAAGCTCTTCAACAAAAAATTCCTCCTCAAGCACAAAATCTTCTTCGTCTTCGAAAACGCCCTCAAGTGCGAGCAGTGCTAAGGCTATATACGACGAAAAAAACAACACCATGAAGGACCCTCGCGACAACAAGACCTACAAGACCGTGAAAATCGGCGATCAGGTTTGGATGGCGGAAAACTTGAATTATAATTCGTGCTTTAGCTATTGCTATGGTGAAGAACCTTCATACATGCAAAATAGTAACCCTGGCTTATGCAATAAGTACGGTCGTCTTTACAAGTGGGAAGCTGCAACGGAGGCTTGCCCTGGCGGTTGGCACTTGCCCTCTAAGGATGAATTTGAAACCTTGATCCAAACAGTCGGCGGAAGCGATAATGCGGGGATAAAGCTCAAGTCTGTTGACGGCTGGAAATTTGAGAAAAAAGAAACGGTCGGAACGGATGAGTATGGCTTTTCTGCCCTCCCTGGAGGCTACAGAATGGAATATGATTTTAGTGGTTATGTCTCTCAGAATGTTAAATCGTACGATTTTATTGGTGACAAGACTGCGGCGTATTTCTGGAGTTCTACGGAAGATATTGAATCGTCGACTAGGCTGGATGGCAATAGGATTCTGGTTGATCACGCGATCAGCATGTCTTTGGATAATCGTTACGCATCGGCTGATATTGGGGGCGAGCCGATGGATAATGCATTGTCCGTCCGCTGCGTTTTGGATTCCAGAACTTCGTCTAATGAAAAGTCTAGCAGTAGCAAGGCAAAGTCTTCGTCTAGTGCAAAGTCTTCTTCATCTGCGAAGTCCTCTTCATCTGCGAAATCGGAGAGCTCTGTGGCTGTGCCAAAAGGCTGCAAAACTTCAACCGAAGATAATTGCGAGTATGGCGAGCTGGTGGATGACCGCGACGGACAAACTTACAAGACTGTGAAAATCGGTGACCAGTGGTGGATGGCCCAGAATCTGAATTACAGAAGAGAGGCAAAATACAAAAACGATTATTGCTATTGTTACAATAATTCAAAAGATAATTGCGATAAGTTTGGGCGCTTATATGTATGGGATGCAGCTGCGGACGCTTGTCCCAAGGGATGGCATCTGCCTTCCACAGCGGAATGGAAAACCTTGATTGACTCAGTGGGGGGCGAAAAAGTCGCTGGCATAACACTCAAGACGAGTGACTGGATCTCCAGTGGCGAGGCGACGGATGCTTTCGGTTTTTCCGTGCTTCCTGCAGGTTTCAGGGACTGGGTCTCAAACTATTATTGGGAGGTGGGTTATCAAGCGTTCTTTTGGACCTCTGATGAATATGAAAACAGTAGTGGATGCGTGTATTTTCAGGGTCAGTATGATAACGCGGATATCCGCTCCAGAGACGCAGACTACGGTTATTCTGTCCGTTGCGTGATGGATGTCGAGCCAAAGCCTTCGGTTACAGAGCCTACGGCGAAAGCCTGCAAAACTGAAACTAAAGATGAATGTGAATATGGCACGCTAACGGACTCCCGCGACAAACAAACTTACAAGACCGTGAAAATTGATAAGCAATGGTGGATGGCTGAAAATCTGAACTTTGATGCGGAAGGCAGTCTTTGCTTTAATAACGATCCTAGCAAGTGTGCAAAACATGGCCGCTTCTACTTTTGGTCTGCTGCTATGGATAGTGTAGGCGAGTGGAGCTCGAATGGCAAGGATTGCGGCATGGGCAATATATGTACGCCGACTTACCCTGTACGTGGGGTATGCCCCGAAGGGTGGCATTTGCCGACCAGTGAAGAATATGAAATTTTATTTGCGGCAGTCGGAGGCGAGTTGATGGGTGGCAAGGTGCTGAAATCAACAAGTGGCTGGTATGATAATGATTATGATGCAAAACCGGGAACGGATGACTACGCGTTCTCGGTTTTGCCCACCGAATCTAGATATGACACGGAAGATGATTTGTGGACATACATTTGGACATCTACAGGGCTTTATGAATCTGCTGCGACGACCATAATATTCGTATATGATAGAGATGATGTGTTAATGACCGACATGGTCAAGGACTTTGCGTATCCAGTCCGTTGCGTAAAAAATTAGCGAGCCGAGTGTCGCAGAAATGCAAAAAAGACCGCGTGCAATCGCGGTCTTTTTGTATGAAAAGTGTTACTGGATCCTTCGCCTTCGCTCAGGATGACGCCGAAGGCGTCACTTCACGCTTGCAGTCAGCAACTTGGTTGTGAGTTGCAAGCGCCCGGTATTAACCGGGCGTGGCAACGAGAGCGAGGCCCGGTAGGATTTACTTACCAGCAGCTTGGCCGAGCAGTCGTGTGACCGCAGCGACATATTCTGCCGGGTTCGGAAGCGGAGAACCTTCGGCAAGCAAAGCCTGACCGTAGAGGGCCTTCGGCCAATCGCCAAGATCTTCGTTCGCTTCGGCTTTCTTCTTGAGCATTTCGCAAATCGGGTGCGTCGGGTTGATTTCCAGAATACGCTTGCTCTTAGGCAAGTTCTTCTGGCCCATCGCCTTCATCATGCGTTCCATCTGAGCGCTCATCGCATCTTCGCTTGTCACGAGGCAGCAAGGGCTGTCTTTGAGGCGGCTAGACACGCGGACTTCTTTGATGTTTTCGTCCAAGACCTTCTGCAAGTTTTCGCAGAGACCCTTGAAAATGCCCTTGTTCTCTTCTTCGGCCTTCTTTTCTTCTTCGGTCTTTTCGAAGTCCACATCGCCACGGGAAATGTCGTGGAACTTCTTGTCGCCGAATTCCGTGAGGCTAGACATCATGAATTCATCAATGCCGTCGCTCATGAGCAACACTTCGTAGCCCTTGGCCTTGAAGGCTTCGAGCATCGGGTTCGACTTGATGGCGTTCTTGTCGCCCACGAGGTAGTAGATTTCCTTCTGACCTTCCGGCATGCGCTTTACGTATTCGTCGAGGCTAACGAGAGCGTCGCCTTCGGTCTTGGTGCTTTCGAAACGGAGCAACTTCTTGAGTTCATCAAGATGTTCCCAGTTCATGTAGAAGCCTTCCTTCAAGACCATGCCGAGTTCACGCCACCAGGCGTTGTACTTAGCGACATCCTTGTCAGCCATGTTCTGCAAGGCGTCGAGCACCTTCTTAATCACATGCTTGCGGATGTTCGTGATAATCTTGTTGTTCTGCAAGATTTCACGGGACACGTTCAACGGCAAGTCTTCGCTATCCACCACACCGCGCACAAAGCGGAGCCACGGCGGCAGCAGGTCCTTGCAGTCGTCCATGATAAAGACTTTTTTCACGTAGAGCTTGAGGCCGTGCAGAGCGTCGTTGTGCCAAATGTTGAACGGAGCCTTTGACGGAATGTACACAAGGCTCCAGAATTCCTGGGAACCTTCGGCGTGGCTGTGGCTCCAAGCGGCCGGTTCGTCGGCTTCGTGGCTGATGACGTTGTAGAAATCCTTGTACTGTTCTTCGGTGACTTCCTTTTCGCTCTGGCGCCACAAAGCGGTCTTGTCGTTCAAACGTTCTTCGGGCTTTTCTTCAAGTTCGCCCTTGTCGTTCTTCGTTGCTTCCGGATGGAAGTAAATGCCGTAGCTCACGAAACCGCTATACTTTTGGACGATGTCCTTGATCTTCCATTCGCTCGCGAAATCTTCGGCGTCTTCGTCGTCCTTGAGGTAAAGCGTAATCTTGGTGCCCACCTTGTCGAGCGGTGCTTCAGAAATTTCGAAATCGCCCGTGCCTTCGGAGCTCCACAGGTAACCCTGCGTTTCGCCAGCCTTGAGCGTCAAGACTTCGACCTTCTTGGCGACCATGAACACGGAGTAGAAACCCACACCGAACTGACCGATGAGATCGACGCTGCCCTTGTCGGCATCTTTCAAGTTCTTGATGAAGTTCTTGGTGCCGCTACGTGCAATCGTGCCCAAGCAGTTGATCAAGTCTTCCTTGTTCATGCCGATACCGTTGTCTTCGACAACGAGGCGCTTGCCTTCCTTGTTCACCGAAATATCGATGCGCAACTGCGTGCCCACCGGGAGGAGGCTGGAGTTCGAAAGCGAGAGGAAACGACGCTTGTCGAGTGCATCTGCTGCGTTAGAAACCAATTCGCGGAGGAAAATTTCCTTGTTGCTGTAAAGAGAATTGATCATCAAGTTCAGCATGTCGCGAACTTCGGTCTGGAACTCCATCTTTTCTGTTGCCATTTTAATCTCCTGTTAAATTTTTAAGCAATCCCGCAATTTTAATGTTTCAAATTGAAACCAAAGGGCGGTTTTGTTTTGTTTCCGCGCTAGTATATGCAAGAACCGTGCCAATGATTTGAAAAGTTCCCATGAAAAAAGAGGGGGAACTCCCCTCGGAAAAAGATTAATTATTTATATGAATCAGAAAGGAAGGTATTATGCAGTAAACATCGACATTATCATATATAATGCAGTATTTTCAACTTTAACCAATATGTACCAACAAAAGATGAAAAGCAATGTTTTCGTGAACCAATGTTTGCAATTTGATGCTTTTATTACTTTTTTACATATTGCAATGTTGGCTATGATTGCAATGATGATAAGCGGTATCCAAAGAATATTCATATATTAATCTCTTGCTTATGTTTGGTTTTCACTTCGCTCAAAAAGAGCCTCTATAAGACCTACTTTTGAATATACCTTATTTTATGAGTCTTTGTAAGCTCATGTAATTCAATAGTTGACAAAATAAACGATTTTGCTAATGGTTGATTGCAGAACAACCAATCGCCTCGGTCATGACAACTTTTGCGAGCAAAGTTGTCGCGACTCTCGGCTTAAAGTTGTTTGCAAAATTTGCAAAGTTTCACTTTTTGAGAAATCGCTGTTGTAGATTAGAACCTCCAAACTTAATGGAGGTATATATATGAACATAAAGGCGTCCGTTATGATGTCTATGCTCGTGAGACAAATGAAAATGGAGAAGCAATCCGTTCTTTTGATTTGGAATAGCATCCAAGGCGAATGTCGCGGCAGACCGCTTGCGGGCTGACATGACTGAGCCGCAGATGCAGACACCGAGGGCGTCAAATGCAGATAGTCAATCCACTAAGTAATCGTACTTTCAAAAATTTTTGAGCTTCGCTCCAAATCCGCTGCGGCTCGGAAATGCCCAACAAGTTGGTCACTTCTCTCGCCTTGCAAGATTTATTATTTTTAATAAGTACGAGGAGTTCTCTAATCCCGTCGTGAAGGCTTACATGAAGTATTTTGCGACTAGGAACGCAGATTCTTGTGAAACAGAAACAATCAACGACCAAGTGTCTTTTTACAAAGCCGACACTCTCATAAGGAACAAGTATATGACTTACGAATTTGACCTTCATGAAAGCAAGGATGAAGGAAGGGCTGAAGGCATTGCTCAGGCAAAACTCGAAATGGTCGACGCGATGCTGGCTAATGATATTCCTATTGAAAAGATTGCAATTATTTCTGGTATTCCACAAGAAGAAATTCTAAAGCGTAGCGCTCAGCACTGATGTCACTAAAAGAATGACGATTATCTAAAAACTTTCTAAAAAAGAAAAACGCCCGTTCACTATCCTGTGAACGGGCGCTTTGCGTATAAAGTCTATTACAGCAAAATCAATCCGAGAATGCCGACCGCCCAGACGTACCAGGCGAAGTGCTGGAACTTGCCCTTTTGGACAAAGTTCATGAGCCACTTGAGGGCGATGACGCCGAAGATGAATGCGACGATCATGCCGACCAAAAGTTCTGGGGTGAAATTACCTGCTTCGGCGCACTTGGCTGCTTTTTCGGGATTTTCCAAAGCCATCTGGGCGACCTTTTCAACGTTCTGGCACTTGAACCACTTGATGCAATCGAGGAGTGCTGCACCGCCAACGGCCGGAATGCTCATGAGGAAGCTGAATTCACCGGCGTACTTGCGGTTCACGCCCATGAACATCATGGCGCTGATGGTTGAGCCGCTACGGCTGATGCCCGGGATGCAGGCGATGCCCTGTACGGTGCCGGTCACGAGTGCGCGCCACCAGTTCATCTTGACGCCTTCGTTATCCGGGTGCTTGGCGCCGGTCGGGCCCCACTGCGATGTGAAAAGCAAAAGACCGGTGAAAAGTTCTGCAACGCAGACGGCGCGCGGGTTTTCGAACAGGCTTTCAAGCGCATCCTTGAAGCCGAGGCCGATCATTGCAGTCGGGATGCTCGCGAGAATGATGTAGCCCGCTTCGCGGAGCTGGTCGCGATCGCGACGGAGGCAACCGACGATGATATCTGTAATCTTCTTGTGGAACACCACGAAGATCGAAAGCAGCGTGCCTGCGTGGAGCATGATGTCAAAGAACATGCCCGCTTCGTTCATGTTTAAAAGTTCGTGCCCGAGCACTAAATGGCCGGAGCTGGAGATGGGGAGGAATTCGGCGAGGCCCTGCAAAAGGCCGAGAATGATAGATTCGAACATAGTAAGCTAAATGTAGTAAATTAGTTGGCGGAACTATTACTATCTTCATTGCCATGAGCAAGCGTTTTCTCCTTTGTTTTCACGATTTTAGCGTCTGGAACTACCAGAAAGTGACCCCGATTCTTGATGAACTCAAGGAATTAGTCGGTGGGCCTTTTAGCTTACTCGTGATTCCCGATACGGAGAACGCAACGCCTGAAGCCGTTGAAAATTTCCGCACAACTCTCGCCAAGCTCAAGTCCGAAGGATTTGAACTTGCACTGCATGGCTTTAAGCACAAAGCAGAATTCAGCCAGGGCCGCAGTTATGCGGGGCTTGTGGGTATGAACCTCACGGGTGGCGAGGCTGAATTTGCGGGGCTTTCCGAGTACGAATCGAGCCGCCTTTTGCAAGCGGCTCTAGATTCTTGGAAAAAGTTATTTGCCGATGAAAACGGAAATGCTGAAGCTCCTGTTGCGTTTGTCCCGCCGACGTGGTTTAGCAACAAGTTCTTGCCAGGGCAAGTCCGTGCAGAAAAAATGTTGTACGAAGACCGCTTTTCTTTGACTACCACTGAAGGTGTCCGCTATGCATCGCCGGTGGCGAGTTTTGCGGGCATTCCAAAATCAACGGAAAAGGCTGCTTTTGTCTATGCCGAAGGAATCTTAAAAATCCCGTTCGGCGTTCCTCGTATTGCCGTCCATCCTGTGGATTTCCCGCGTCTGAACGACAAGATTCGTGACCTTATTCGATTAGCGCTTGGCAGAAAGCGCTGCCTCACGCTTTATCGCGATCTTTAAAATCCAGGAATCGTAATTTCCTTTTTGGTCTTGCGCTTAGAATCGTCGGTGATTTCGATAGAGATTGTTTCACCTGCATCGGGGAGTGCATCGCCGAGGAGGATGATTTCGCGCGGTTCTGAATCGTATTCCGCTGCAATCCACTTGTTGCCGTACTTGACCGTAATGGCGTTTCCGTCTGGAATTCCTGCATATCTAGCATAAAGCGGAATCTTGAGTGCCGATTGGTACATCCCTCCGACGAGCGTTTCTGCCCAGTAGGGGAATCCGAGCGAGAATCCGTCTTCGTCAGAAATGTTGGCGAGGTCTCTAAGTTCATTTGTTGATGCGCAACGGTTCTTGGAGCCGGTTTGCTTTTCGAAATAGAACCAACGGCGGGTTGTTTCGCCAAGCCAGTAAAGCGGTGCCGGATTGTCTTCGTTTTCAATGCAGACATTCCACTTGCCATAGAATTGCAATCCCTTCGGATGGAATTCATAGAAGTCTACGCTGTCGGTCTGGTTGCGCGTAACGGCGAGAACGCGCTGCGAAGTATCGCCAACAACCGGAATCCCCGAAATCTTCTGCGAAATTTTAACGTTGCCTACTTTAGTATACCAGTTGATGCTTGTCTTGTATTTGCCATATGGGTAAATCGAAATGAGTTCGTTC
This is a stretch of genomic DNA from Fibrobacter sp. UWB13. It encodes these proteins:
- a CDS encoding polysaccharide deacetylase family protein; translated protein: MSKRFLLCFHDFSVWNYQKVTPILDELKELVGGPFSLLVIPDTENATPEAVENFRTTLAKLKSEGFELALHGFKHKAEFSQGRSYAGLVGMNLTGGEAEFAGLSEYESSRLLQAALDSWKKLFADENGNAEAPVAFVPPTWFSNKFLPGQVRAEKMLYEDRFSLTTTEGVRYASPVASFAGIPKSTEKAAFVYAEGILKIPFGVPRIAVHPVDFPRLNDKIRDLIRLALGRKRCLTLYRDL
- the pdxT gene encoding pyridoxal 5'-phosphate synthase glutaminase subunit PdxT, which encodes MKIGVLAVQGAFAEHRTMLEKLGVETFEIRQLRDLEQDFDGLILPGGESTVQGKLLHDLGLFEPLRERIESGLPTFGTCAGLILLAEKLSNDGHTYFATTPVTVERNAYGRQLGSFYTEEIFEGIGKIPMTFIRAPLIQRASKDVQVLATVQNQIVAVRYKNQLAISFHPELNNDLRIHRYFLESIVQARTQYSISA
- a CDS encoding PLP-dependent aminotransferase family protein, which encodes MLSYDISKAGDDTLYHFLYRSIKDDILSGRLEADAKLPSKRPFANALGVSVVTVENAYEQLLAEGFIYSLPRKGFFVAVIQSKNPQILPKPVPTKQSRESQRVETPKALHYIADFVNNQVDASTFPFSTWAKITRKVLCEQQNELLTRSPNSGVLALRKAIAKMLLDFRGMRVDPEQIVVGAGTDCLYTWLVQLLGFDKKYGVEDPGYSKISKIYQKLNVVCNFIPLDEHGIRIDQLEETCTDVVHLSPSHHFPTGKVMPVSRRYELLSWASKSSNRYIVEDEYDSEFRMVGRPIPALQNIDVQDKTVYINSFSKTLASTVRVGYMILPKPLAQKFHKEFSFYTCTVSNLEQYVLAKFISGGHYEKHINRMRNFYRHRRDTLLDIIRRSSLHDRVEIAEQDAGLHFILKVKTTLSDEEFCNRALEKGVRIGALSDYYTMDEPSQHEFVINYSSVPEKQMKKAISLLEKIVE
- the htpG gene encoding molecular chaperone HtpG, whose protein sequence is MATEKMEFQTEVRDMLNLMINSLYSNKEIFLRELVSNAADALDKRRFLSLSNSSLLPVGTQLRIDISVNKEGKRLVVEDNGIGMNKEDLINCLGTIARSGTKNFIKNLKDADKGSVDLIGQFGVGFYSVFMVAKKVEVLTLKAGETQGYLWSSEGTGDFEISEAPLDKVGTKITLYLKDDEDAEDFASEWKIKDIVQKYSGFVSYGIYFHPEATKNDKGELEEKPEERLNDKTALWRQSEKEVTEEQYKDFYNVISHEADEPAAWSHSHAEGSQEFWSLVYIPSKAPFNIWHNDALHGLKLYVKKVFIMDDCKDLLPPWLRFVRGVVDSEDLPLNVSREILQNNKIITNIRKHVIKKVLDALQNMADKDVAKYNAWWRELGMVLKEGFYMNWEHLDELKKLLRFESTKTEGDALVSLDEYVKRMPEGQKEIYYLVGDKNAIKSNPMLEAFKAKGYEVLLMSDGIDEFMMSSLTEFGDKKFHDISRGDVDFEKTEEEKKAEEENKGIFKGLCENLQKVLDENIKEVRVSSRLKDSPCCLVTSEDAMSAQMERMMKAMGQKNLPKSKRILEINPTHPICEMLKKKAEANEDLGDWPKALYGQALLAEGSPLPNPAEYVAAVTRLLGQAAGK
- the pdxS gene encoding pyridoxal 5'-phosphate synthase lyase subunit PdxS; protein product: MSTENRYELNKNLAQMLKGGVIMDVTTPEQAKIAEAAGAAAVMALERIPADIRAAGGVSRMSDPKMIKGIQDAVSIPVMAKCRIGHFVEAQLLEAIEIDYIDESEVLSPADDVFHINKHEFKVPFVCGARDLGEALRRIEEGASMIRTKGEPGTGDIVQAVRHIRLMNQEIARISSMREDELFNRAKELQVSYELVKYVHDHKRLPVVNFAAGGVATPADAALMMQLGAEGVFVGSGIFKSGNPAKRAAAIVQAVTNYTDAKLIAKLSEDLGEAMVGINENEIALLMAERGK
- a CDS encoding fibrobacter succinogenes major paralogous domain-containing protein, with translation MKMFAKFVPFMLVTAMSVFTACGGDSGSNADSEEPVSSSAVKKSSSSKAKSSSSTKNSSSSTKSSSSSKTPSSASSAKAIYDEKNNTMKDPRDNKTYKTVKIGDQVWMAENLNYNSCFSYCYGEEPSYMQNSNPGLCNKYGRLYKWEAATEACPGGWHLPSKDEFETLIQTVGGSDNAGIKLKSVDGWKFEKKETVGTDEYGFSALPGGYRMEYDFSGYVSQNVKSYDFIGDKTAAYFWSSTEDIESSTRLDGNRILVDHAISMSLDNRYASADIGGEPMDNALSVRCVLDSRTSSNEKSSSSKAKSSSSAKSSSSAKSSSSAKSESSVAVPKGCKTSTEDNCEYGELVDDRDGQTYKTVKIGDQWWMAQNLNYRREAKYKNDYCYCYNNSKDNCDKFGRLYVWDAAADACPKGWHLPSTAEWKTLIDSVGGEKVAGITLKTSDWISSGEATDAFGFSVLPAGFRDWVSNYYWEVGYQAFFWTSDEYENSSGCVYFQGQYDNADIRSRDADYGYSVRCVMDVEPKPSVTEPTAKACKTETKDECEYGTLTDSRDKQTYKTVKIDKQWWMAENLNFDAEGSLCFNNDPSKCAKHGRFYFWSAAMDSVGEWSSNGKDCGMGNICTPTYPVRGVCPEGWHLPTSEEYEILFAAVGGELMGGKVLKSTSGWYDNDYDAKPGTDDYAFSVLPTESRYDTEDDLWTYIWTSTGLYESAATTIIFVYDRDDVLMTDMVKDFAYPVRCVKN
- a CDS encoding undecaprenyl-diphosphate phosphatase; this encodes MFESIILGLLQGLAEFLPISSSGHLVLGHELLNMNEAGMFFDIMLHAGTLLSIFVVFHKKITDIIVGCLRRDRDQLREAGYIILASIPTAMIGLGFKDALESLFENPRAVCVAELFTGLLLFTSQWGPTGAKHPDNEGVKMNWWRALVTGTVQGIACIPGISRSGSTISAMMFMGVNRKYAGEFSFLMSIPAVGGAALLDCIKWFKCQNVEKVAQMALENPEKAAKCAEAGNFTPELLVGMIVAFIFGVIALKWLMNFVQKGKFQHFAWYVWAVGILGLILL